A single window of Ornithorhynchus anatinus isolate Pmale09 chromosome 3, mOrnAna1.pri.v4, whole genome shotgun sequence DNA harbors:
- the PRDX5 gene encoding peroxiredoxin-5, mitochondrial — protein MELGRRALRWGRPGGGRCAGSPRALLSLVSVRALRLPPAAMAPLKVGDKLPSVELFEENPGNKVNLEELFKGKKGVLFGVPGAFTPGCSKTHLPGIVEQAGALRAKGAEVVACLSVNDVFVVSEWGRANGAEGKVRLLADPTGAFGKATELLLDDSLVPLFGNRRSKRFSMVVQDGVVKSLNVEPDGTGLSCSLAPNLLSQL, from the exons aTGGAGCTGGGGCGGAGAGCGCTGCGCTGGGGCCGGCCTGGGGGCGGGCGGTGTGCGGGATCCCCCCGCGCGCTCCTCTCCCTCGTCTCCGTCCGCGCCCTCCGCCTGCCGCCCGCCGCCATGGCCCCCCTCAAG gtGGGCGATAAACTGCCCTCGGTAGAGTTGTTCGAGGAAAATCCCGGGAACAAGGTCAACCTGGAGGAGTTGTTCAAGGGCAAGAAAGGAGTCCTGTTTGGGGTTCCCGGGGCCTTCACGCCGGGCTGCTCCAAG acccACCTGCCGGGGATCGTGGAGCAGGCCGGGGCCCTGCGGGCCAAGGGGGCCGAGGTCGTCGCCTGCCTGAGCGTCAACGACGTCTTCGTGGTCAGCGAGTGGGGCCGGGCGAACGGGGCCGAGGGCAAG GTGCGGCTCTTGGCGGATCCCACCGGGGCCTTTGGGAAG gCGACGGAATTGCTCCTGGATGATTCCCTGGTGCCGCTGTTTGGGAATCGGCGCTCCAAGAg GTTCTCGATGGTGGTGCAGGATGGCGTGGTGAAGAGCCTCAACGTGGAGCCAGACGGCACAGGGCTCAGCTGCAGCCTTGCCCCCAACTTACTGTCCCAGCTGTga